The Loxodonta africana isolate mLoxAfr1 chromosome 1, mLoxAfr1.hap2, whole genome shotgun sequence genomic sequence GAGggattgtgtccctcaaaaatgtgtgtcaacttggctaggccatgattcccagtattgtgtgattgtctaccgttttgtcatctgatgtgattttcctatgtgttgtgaatcctacgtCTATGGTGTTGTTGAAGTAGGGTTAGtgacagttacgttaatgaggcaggactcaatctacaatattaggttgCGTTTTaagccgatctcttttgagatgtagaaGAGAGAGGctagcagagagatatggggacctcatgccaccaagaaacaacagccaggagaatagcacatcctttggtcctggggtccatgtgctgagaagctcctctactgggaaagattgatgacaaggactgtcccccagagctgacagagagaaaaagctttcccctggagctggtgccctgaatttggacttctagcctcttagactatgagagaataaatttccctttattaaagcctccacttgtggtatttctgttatagcagcactagataactaagacagaaggggACCTTACAACCGTAATAAAAGAAGAGCCAGGGGCAGAGTGTtgttttggacccggggtccctgcactgagaacctcctagacccaggagacagagagctgcaaCACTAAAGATGGCACAAGATAGCAGGGACTGGGACCAGCAGGCTAGTCTTACTGACTTACAGAGggagagagctgagagcctttggTCAGGAGGCATCCTGGCAGAGTGAggtgctaaagagctttgtaacatatACCCAAGTAGAGACCCAGGCTGAGAGCAAGAGCTCAGGCCCAGGCTACGAGTGAGGGCCTGGTGGCAGCAGccgagaagaagctgtcctgatcaaagaactgtatccagagtgttcctgatcctgaattgtaacctgttacttccctgataaaccccataatcgtgagtgtggtctgtgagttttgtgtggccatagCAACAAGtttttgaacccagcagagaagtagagagtattATAGGAGGGATGGCTGATGTCAGAACTGAtgaaaaaggttggagagtggagttaCGTCTGGCCTCTACCTCAccggaatcagctttgggctgaggCTGATGGTGAGGTTGGAAAACCTCTGACGCTGTCTGAAGGGCATCCTACATGGTGGTGTACAGCGAACCTATAGGAGCCAGAACTCAAAGGGGCTGCCCTATCTTGGAAGTTGTCCACACTTGACAAGTCAAtattaccacttttctgtcactctctgttagtagaaaatatttgagttttccttttctgacaggttctggcattctcaggttttactgtataaagtAGCCTGCTTCAATGTTTTCCACATTTTGAGTTTCTAACTCTTTGAACTACTTTatatctgtttttaaattttagaatgagCAGTTTTCCATTTAAAGTCAGCATCTCAAATGTTACAAACGTTTAGCATAGTGAATTCTTATgtagtttttaaaaacaattttattgaGGTATACTTAAAATAAATTGCACATATTGAATTTGTGTGATTTGACGAGTTTTAATGTGTGTACACacccatgaaaccatcaccacaatcaagtttCCCCTTTGTCCATCCTTTCCTTCCCCTGTCCCCATCCCCATCAAcctctgatctgctttctgtcactacagATCAGTGTAACTCTAGATTAGTCAagtttcacataaatggaatcataacccTATGTCTGCtgctttcactcagcagaatTGTTCTGGGAATCATCCATGTTGCATGTGTCAGTTTATGTTTTAGGTTTAAAAATAACTTCTGTTGAATTCCCTAGGTGGGAGATACTCCTTCCTCGAAGACTATTAGCCTGTTTTTGAATTTGGTTGAGGAAGTGAGGATTTGTAAAGATTGCTAcagtgtactaaaaaaaaaaaaacattgttctAGCCCTGTGAAAGTCTAAGCCAGGTAGTTCATCTGCACTTAGGTGAAGCATCTCGTGTTTTACGAGGCTGCAGATCAGCACAGGATGTCACCTTGGCGACagcgttgttagttgccgtcagaTCAGCTCCAgttcacggtgaccccgtgtacaacagaaggaaacgttacctggtcctgtgccatcctcatgattgttggtgtgctcaagtccattccTGTGACCGCTCTGTATTCTTTGtgacttccagcccaggggctTATCTTCCACACTGTTGGAtagcattctgttgtgatccctaaagTGTTTATTGGCTAATTTGGGGGTTAgatgtccaggcctttcttcctagtcctggtctggaagctctgctgaaacttgttcatcatggatgaccctgttggtatttgaaacaccagttactcagtttccagcatcacagcaacacacaagccgctACAGCATGAAAAGCTTGACAGATGAGCAGTGCATAGATACAGAAAGTGGGCACTAGAGACCGCTGTGCGCGTGCTCTGGGAAGGGCCCTGTGTCTAGTGACAGTGCTGCCATTACAGGTCActcatttgttttctttgcaGATCCCCTCCATCATGGGAGTGCGAGGTCTGCAGGGATTTGTGGGGAGCACGTGTCCACACATATGCACGGTAGTAAACCTCAGAGACCTGGCAGAGTGCCACCGCAGCAAGCATCCTGGCAGCTCCCCGACTGTTGTGGTTGACGCCATGTGCTGTATCAGGTACTGGTACACACCTGAGTCCTGGGTCTGTGGTGGCCAGTGGCGAGAGTACTTCTCTGCCCTGCGGGACTTCGTCAGGGTATTCACGGAGGTCGGCATCAAGCTGGTGTTCGTTTTCGATGGCATGGTGGAGCAGGACAAGCGAGACGAGTGGGTGAAGCGCAGACACAAGAACAGCAGGGAGATTTCCAGGATCTTCCACTACATCAAGTCTCATGGCGAGCAGCCTGGCAGGCACATGTTCTTCATCCCACCTGGCCTGGCCGTGTTCACACGGCTCGCCCTGAAGGCCCTGGGCCAAGAGGCCCACTGCTCCCTTCAGGAGGCTGACTATGAGGTGGCCTCGCATGGCCTCCAGGACGGCTGCCTTGGGGTCCTTGGTGAGGACACCGACTACCTGATCTACAACACCAGCCCATACCTCTCCATACAGGATCTGTGCCTGGACACCCTGGACACGGTCATGCTGTGCCGGGAGAAGCTATGTGAGAGCCTGCACCTCAGAGTAGCAGACCTGCCCCTGCTGGCATGCCTGCTTGGCAATGACATAATCCCACAAGGCATGTTCGAAAGCTTTCGGTACAAGTGCTTGTCTGCCTACACCGCTGTAAAAGAAAACCTGGATAAAAGAGGCAACGTCATCCTGGCTGTGGCAGACCACATCGCTAAAGTCCTTCGCTTGCATCAAGGTGAGAAGAAACTAGAAGAGATGCTGCCTTTGGGACCAAACAAAGCTCTTTTTTATAAAGGAGTGACATCATATCTTTTGCCAGGACAGAAATCTCCATGGTTTGTCCAAAAATCCAAAGCTGTAATAACTTTGGACAAGCAAATATTGTCTATGAGTTCAGATGTATCCATGTGTTCAGATCCCGAGTCCCAGCAAGAAGTACCCATGGATGTAGACCCTGAATTTAAGCTAGAAGCACCCTTGTGTACAAACCCTGAAATTAAGCAGGTAACCATGAGTTCAGAACCTGAAATCGAGCAACAAGTAACTCTTTGTTCCAACCCTGAAATCAAGCAGGAAGTAACCATGGTTTCAGACCCTGAAATCTTAAAGGTATGTAGACACGCCCACCCACACTGAACATGTTGTGATTGAAAACCTATTGATCGATGGGTCGGTCAGTGTTTACTGACCACCTGCAGTGGTTAGCATGTGATGGGTCCCAGAGCAGAAGTCTGAGTCTCATTAGGAGGTGTGACAATGCACGTGGAAACTCACACTGTGTGGTAGGCTAGGTGAGCATCACAGAAAAGAGCCGTGGTCGTTGGAAGGAGAGCGAGCACTGTGGGCCACTGTGGTCAGGAAGACATCCTCAGAAAAGGCAGCCCTGGAGCTCGACCTTATTAGGGACAGCATTTGCTACGACAGCAAAGCCTAGGGTAGGGTACTGCATAAAAGGGTCACGAAACTCTTGAGTTTGATGCTTCTGGTCTACTCTGTATCAGAAGGGCAGGATGAGGAGCAGGTCGCTTCTGATGGCCTGCACTTGGGAGAGTATAAAGTCCGTACTCTATGACACAACTTTAagtaactctttaaaaaaaaaattttttttttttaatctcgctGACCTTGAAGCTGCTAGTAGGCCCGCCTTGCTTTGGAGACATTTTAGCAATGAAGGTGAGACTTTGGAATATGTCTAGGTCCTGAAGAGTAGCCCGCATGGTTAAATAATGGTTGACACTTAGTCATGTGGACTCTGTGCTCTCCAGTACTAGCTCGTTAACCCATTACCACCTTCTGGCAACCAGTTGGCATGTGAAGAAAGTGAGGGACAGAGAGATCAAGGCTCAGTCTGCAGCAATGAACCGCCATAACTAGAACCACTAAGTAGCTACAAAGAGATACGGATTCACGGTTTCTGGTATTCCGGGTCATCCTGACACCACGTTTTAAGTGCCTTGAGTGGTAGCTTGGGTTTACATTTTGAATAGTAATCTAGATGATTTACCCTTTGTCTTAACTATCTAGTGTGGCCAtgacagacataccacaagtggatggctttaacaaaggggaatgtattttctcacagtctagtaggttttttttagtaggttagaagtccaaattaagggcgttggctccaggggaaggttttttctctctgtcagttctggagggagatgacttgtcctcaaacttcccctggtagaggagcttctcaggtgcaaggacaccaggtccaaaggatgtgctctgctcctggtgccgctctcttggtggtatgaggcccccacctctgcttgcttcccttttatctcttgagagataaaaggtggtacaggccacaccctagggaaactccttttaccttggatcagggaggtgacctgagtaaaggtggtgttacagtcccactcTAATcgtctcaacataaaattacaatcacaaaatggaggacaaccacacatggcctaaccaagttcatacgcatattttgggagggacataattcaatccacgacaccccTACAGTAACAAGAACCCTTCACAGGAAAATTAAACCCGTGGCGGGGCCGGGGGGGTGGTCATTATAGGCCTTATGACCCTGGCTGCTTATTTAACAAGAAACTAGAATTAATTTCAGTCTTGTCTGCTCCTCGCATGCCTGTACTGTGCTGGTGTAGCAAAGAGAAGCAAGAGCGTGCCTGGCATGTGGCCTTGCTTAGTAAATGGCTGTGAACAAACGACTGAGTAAAGGCTATACAGTGTCTAATCCCCCCAAaattttatttaacagaagagACCGGACATGCACCATGAGCCTGTCCTTCATGAGCTCCATGAGGCCGGGGGTGGTTAGTTTGGACTAGGGGAGCAGGAAGGGTTAGGGGAGAAGGCAACATTCTGAGCGAAGGTGTGGAAGGAAAGGGCACTCAAGTGGAACTAGTGTTGACGGAGCATAGGTGAAAGGGCACTGAAGGTTCTCCAGGAGTAGATGAATGGGTACTAAGGGTGGTAGAACAGATGAGGGGTTCAGGGGCTCTCGAGAAGAGGGTGAGGGGTACTGGGGGCTCTTGAGGAGCAGATGAGTGGTACAGGGGGCTCTCAAGGAGCAAGTCAGGGGGCACTGGGGGTTCTCAGGTATCAGTGAAGGTGCCCCATCTGATGGGTGATGGTGGTGAAGCCATGAACAAGACTGAACACTGGTTGTCACCTGTGCTGGATCTGAGTGTCAGGTAAAGAACTTGTGGCTGCCCACGTGCTTTAAGGAAGGAAGTGATTGGACCTGTTCCCTAGAAGATAACGGGCAGTGGCCTGGAGGAAGTGCTGGAGTGGGGCAACTGGAAGCAGGGGTTCAGTTAGGAGCCTTTTATCACAACCGGCAAGAAGTAACAAGCCCTTGTTTGCTGGGAGGGTATAAACGTGGCCAAATCGATGAGCGACCACAGAGGAAATGTGGTGGGACTTGTATATGACTGGGgacaggaggaagggaagaaattaAATAGTTTTGAGCCTGGACACCCAAAGAAAAGGGGGAACATACTGTGTGATGTCATGCTGTGAATGACAGCCACCCACTTGAGACCCCTCAGGTAGCTGGCAGATGATAGATGTGTGGCTGCTTCTGATTGGAGGTTACTCGATTGTTTCCAAAGAagcgctggtggcacaatggttaagcgcttgggtactaaccaaaaagtcagtggttcgaacccacccatcagcaaattgggagaaagacctggtagggtgctcccataaagattacagcgtagcaaaccctatggggcagttctattctatgattcagaattgactcaacggcgtaCAACAACTATTTGTTTCCAAGGAAGTCATTtgtctttatttaaattttaaacagGTTGCTAGAGCACAGCACGTCCAGGGTGAAAGCTACCTGGTATACAATATCATGAGCAGAGGGGAGATTGAGTGTAGCAACACCCTGGAGGATGAGCTCGACCAGGCCCTGCCGAGCCAGGCCTTCGTCTACCGCCCAGTCCGCCAGCGTGTCTACGCACTCCTGTTGGGGGACGACGAAGGTGAGTACAGCCCGACAGAAGTGGGTTCCGAGAAACAGGCCAGATGGAGGAGAGCGCGTTCTTTCAGAACTGGAGACAATTAAGTGGGGTTTTGTTTCTCTGTAAAATCcgtaattgaaaatatcactcACATCTGTAAAACGTTAAAGATAAACACCATGTGACAGCCGTATATAATTAGCAAGCAGTTGATCAGTATTCCTTGAAAGAAGAGTACATTGTTTCTATAAAATGTCATGTTTTTATACggtattgactcgatggcactgggtttgatggGTTTTATACCTTAAAAGGATTTGtgtttttgaaaaatgaaaactctttattcttttggagtgtagggTATGTTTATTATTATCAGGAGTCTACTTAGCCTCCCCTCAAAACGTGATTCtcataaaatagtttaaaaaatttagtatatcatattttaaaatataaacaagtATTTCCTTAAGTGTTTTGTAGTTATGTGTATGTTTTTCCCACCCATGTTTGGATTGCTCCCCATAACAGGAGTGATccaataatttctgcgttctgttaaatcaccttcctttggaatgggcacaaatatcgaTGTCTTACAGTCATTTGACCAGGTAgtcgtcttccaaatttcttggcatagactaatgagcacttccagcattgcatctgttcatggtaatatctcagttggtattccattaattcctggtcCTTGTTTTTCAGCAGTGCTGTctgtggagcttggacttcttccttcagtgccatcagttactgatcatatgctactgtctgaaatggttgaatgttgaccagttctttttggtacagtgactctgtgtattccttccatcttcttttgatgcttcctgcgtcattcaatattttgcccatagaattcttcaaaattgcaactcagggcttgaattttttcttcagttctttcagcttgagaactgttgagcgtgttcttcttctcttttggtttactaacgccaggtctttgcacatttcattataatattttattctctCGAGCCACCCTCTGAAATGTTCTggtcatctcttttacttcatcattttttccattcactttagctgctttacattcaacagcaagcttcagagtctcttctgacatccattttggtcttttctttctttcctgttttttttaatgaccttttgctttcttcatatatgatgttcttgatgtcattccacaacttgtctggtcttcggttattagtgtccaacacgtcaaatctgttcttgagatggtctccaaattcaggtgggatatactcaaagttgtattttggctctcttggacttgttttaattttcttcagcttcaacctgaacttgaatatgagcagttgaaggtctgttcctcagtctctggcctttttctgactaatgatattgagcttttccatcatctctttcctcagatatagccagtttgattcctgtgtattccatttggaaAGGTTCACCTTATAAActcactatttatgttgttgaaaaaatgtatttacaatgaagaagttgttggtcttgtaaaattccgTGATGTGATCTCCCGTGTCATTTCTGTTACTGAGGCCTTATAttccagctaccgatccttccttgcttccaacttttgcgttccaatcaccagtaattatcagtgcatcttggttgcatgtttgattaattgcagattgcagaagttagtagaaattttcaatttcttcatatttggcattagtggttggtgggtaaatttgaataatatttgcattaactggtcttccttataggccaaccaaaaaaaccaaacccagtgccgtcgagtcgattctgactcatagcgatcctctggacagagtggaactgccccatagagtttccaaggagcgcctggcggaatcgaactgccgaccctttgattagcagctgtagcacttaaccactacgccaccagggttttccttagaggcatatgggtattatcctgtcactgacagcattgtatgtCAGGatgtatcttgaaatgttctttttggtgatgaatgtgatgccattcctcttcaatttgccattgctggcatagtagacgatatgattgtctgattcaaaatggctaatatcagtacatttcagctcactagagttaagctttcaggaccgTCACCTGCTTATGgggtacgactcaaaatgagaagaaacagctgcaaacgtccactAGTGATCAGAACATGGCGTGTATGCAACCTCccgataaaaggagaaaacattgacGTTTTAacggattttattttacttggatcaatttACTTGTTTACATGGCAACGTATTGCATtaggtgaatctgctgcaaaagacctctttaaagtgttaaaaatgcaaagttgtcactttaaggCCTAAGGTTCACCtcacccaagccagggtgttttcagtcgcctcatatgcatgtgaaagctggacgatgaataaggaagacagaagaagaattgatgcctttgaattatgatgttggcaaagaatagtgaatataccatggactggcaaaagaatgaacaagtctgtctgggAGGAGGTACTgccggaatgcttcttagaagcaaggatggcaagacttcgtttcacgtatcttggacatgttatcaggaggggccagtccctggagagtgacatcatgcttggtaaagtagagggttatggaaagaaaggaagaccctcaacaagatggattgacacagtggttataaCAATGAGGCCAAGcttagcaaggattgtgaggatggagtaggactgggcactgtttcattctgttgtgcatagggttgctatgagtcggaaccaactccaacacacctaacaacaacaggagtgaGGCCTTTCACTTCAAGTGCACAGCTGCTGCGGGACTGTGTTCCCACATCAGGCATGGAGAGGAGCATGATGCATGTCCTCAGCTCCTAAGTGAGACCTTGCTCACCTCAGACCGATTCACCAGTATTTTAGAGTCCAATGTGTACATGCTTGGAGGAGAAACATGACCCAGCAAACTGGTACCAGGACTAGCAAGAGCAGCTACAGGATCCCAGATGAAGGATCTGTGGCCCCTTTGCCTAAACATTATCATTTCCAAACACCAATATCATTACTAGTACTATTCTGCCGTTCCAGAAAGTAAATATGTGAATAGTCTAAACCTGGTGATAGAATCATTAGATTAAAATGCTATAATTATTCTTTTTTAGGGGAGTaatgttttttaatgtttgaatCTAGATTTCATTAGATTTCTAGCACCATCCAACACATGCTGCCTGCTCCCGTATGTGATCTAAGGAGGATGTAAGAAAGATGTTTAAGCTGATTTAAAAACGGAAACAAAGGAAGCTATGAAGTAAATATTGGGGCCAAATATTGTTTAAATCATTATTTTCTCTTATGTGGTGTTCTGCCCATATTCTTTCATTGTTACCACGAATGATTGcaaattgaacattttttcacATTATAAAATCATATTTACCTGAATTGTTTTCAGAATAGTTtatgattaaaatatttaattttttaaagtttcactAACTTTTAAGTTTCATAGTTTGTGTcctggattgaatcatgtccccccaaaatatgtgtcaatttagcTCTTCCGGGATTCttagcattgtgtgattgtctaccattttgtcatctgatgtgatttgcctttgtgttgtaaatcctatctatatgatgttaatgaggcaggatcagcgGCAAtcattttaatgaggcaggactcgatgtacaagattagactgtgttttaagtcaatctcttttgaaatataaaagagagaagcaagcagagagggggtggacctcataccacaaagaaagaagagccaggagaataacatgtgtcctttggatcaggggtccctgtgctgagaagctctttgactggggaagattgatgacaaggaacttcccccagactgagagagagagagagagaaagccttcctctggagctggcaccctaaatttggactttagcctcctggactgtgagggaatagatttgtctttgttaaagccatctgcttgtggtatttctgtgatagcagtactagatgactaagacagaatttgatactgggagtggggtgctgctctaacagatacctaaactatggaagtagttttgaaactgtgaatggatagaggctggaagagttttaaagtgcctgatGGTAAAAGTCTAGATTATCTTGAAgggactgttggtggaattatggatatCAAAGACAGTTCTgttgaggactcagaaggaagtgaggagagctgttccACTGGAAATGGTGCAggtggcaagaagcagcagcagaaaaatggcagcagcagaccTAGGAGATCAGCGCAAGACAGTGTTGGAGCTGAcccacaggaggcttcctggtggagtgtggTGCCTACTGGCACTTATTAGTAGAGTTAGGCTCACCAACCCatgaagcaagagagctgagtaccttctgGCAGAAGTTTACtgccagagtggggtgcctccaggcactcatCGGTagggctaaagagctttggaacatttgCCTGAGTAGGGCAGAGCTGGCAGGCCCAAAGGcccaaggggctgagaggccaaggaatcaggaagcagaagctaaagagacaaggaacacaggaagcagagctgcctcaatgTCGCAGGCTAGGGCCACGACCTCTagggtctcaaagggtagagctATGGCCTCTGGGACTTCAAAAGGtgaggccacagcctcctaggtttcagagAGTCGTATCTGCACCAATTCAGTCCCAGGGCATGGGGTCCCTTTCATATGTGGCCAGCGGGGTGGGGCCAGATccgctgcccaaagctgagggggcagggctgctaTGCCCAAGGAGCAGAAGGAAGAGGCCTGTCAGGGCCAAGGGTGTAGGGTCACCACTCAGAGGTGCTAGAAGAATGGGGCAGCCCAAAGTTGAGGGAGCAGCACTGCTGTTCCAGAAAGCCTGGaaagtggagctgaagcccagaactAAGGGACCTCCAGTCAGAATCCGGAGAGAGTGGCctacacccagagtctggagggcagaatcattgtctaaatggtctcggagcacagaggattattttcaagccttgagagctaatgtaatgtgttccgctgacttgcttggtgcgtgttttctgccttctttccctccagtttctcccatttgtaatggaaatatctagcttTTACCTGTTCCGCCATTGTAATTTGGAatcagataacttgtattctagatttcacagatgaagaggaatttttggattttggacttggagttgatttaagacttttgctatgaaatacgatggggtgaatatgttttacatgtgtcaAGGAAgtgaattttgggggaccaaagtgtggaatgtcatggactggattgtgtccccctcaaaataatgtgtcaacttgtccaggccatggttcccagtattgtgtgattgtccaccattttgtcgtctgatgtaattttcctatgtgttataaatcatatctctatgatattaatgaggtgggattaggggcagttatgttaatgaggcaggactcaatctacaagattggattgtgtcttaggtcagtctctcttgagatatagaagagagaaacagAGTGGTGGGGACCACgatgaaacaagagccaggagaatagcacattctttcgacctggggtccctgcaatgagaagctcctcaacta encodes the following:
- the FAM120B gene encoding constitutive coactivator of peroxisome proliferator-activated receptor gamma isoform X4, producing MGVRGLQGFVGSTCPHICTVVNLRDLAECHRSKHPGSSPTVVVDAMCCIRYWYTPESWVCGGQWREYFSALRDFVRVFTEVGIKLVFVFDGMVEQDKRDEWVKRRHKNSREISRIFHYIKSHGEQPGRHMFFIPPGLAVFTRLALKALGQEAHCSLQEADYEVASHGLQDGCLGVLGEDTDYLIYNTSPYLSIQDLCLDTLDTVMLCREKLCESLHLRVADLPLLACLLGNDIIPQGMFESFRYKCLSAYTAVKENLDKRGNVILAVADHIAKVLRLHQGEKKLEEMLPLGPNKALFYKGVTSYLLPGQKSPWFVQKSKAVITLDKQILSMSSDVSMCSDPESQQEVPMDVDPEFKLEAPLCTNPEIKQVTMSSEPEIEQQVTLCSNPEIKQEVTMVSDPEILKVARAQHVQGESYLVYNIMSRGEIECSNTLEDELDQALPSQAFVYRPVRQRVYALLLGDDEDGACGLAKETKEVKEWFVYAGNPLKHPDLVRPLPMSVPGGTPSLKALWLTEELGVQARRFDVLLACFNLSSMREDVQAVEGPLRALCCLLIYLFVQVDTLCLEDLQALIAQALCLQAKSTAQLADLQLDHINPRAVQLGSLFVRGLTTLVFVNSACGFPLDMSDFMPWNVFDGKLFHQKYLQSEKGHTVEALLEENRFLLTQFHSLKSVVVKACLRENRHIGSRQYWGSHHTGWWSRQGSGSQQMSSGYGRPGRGQPWRDQGPGGQPYEHDQWTRYSSSGRSR
- the FAM120B gene encoding constitutive coactivator of peroxisome proliferator-activated receptor gamma isoform X2 is translated as MGVRGLQGFVGSTCPHICTVVNLRDLAECHRSKHPGSSPTVVVDAMCCIRYWYTPESWVCGGQWREYFSALRDFVRVFTEVGIKLVFVFDGMVEQDKRDEWVKRRHKNSREISRIFHYIKSHGEQPGRHMFFIPPGLAVFTRLALKALGQEAHCSLQEADYEVASHGLQDGCLGVLGEDTDYLIYNTSPYLSIQDLCLDTLDTVMLCREKLCESLHLRVADLPLLACLLGNDIIPQGMFESFRYKCLSAYTAVKENLDKRGNVILAVADHIAKVLRLHQGEKKLEEMLPLGPNKALFYKGVTSYLLPGQKSPWFVQKSKAVITLDKQILSMSSDVSMCSDPESQQEVPMDVDPEFKLEAPLCTNPEIKQVTMSSEPEIEQQVTLCSNPEIKQEVTMVSDPEILKVARAQHVQGESYLVYNIMSRGEIECSNTLEDELDQALPSQAFVYRPVRQRVYALLLGDDEDGACGLAKETKEVKEWFVYAGNPLKHPDLVRPLPMSVPGGTPSLKALWLTEELGVQARRFDVLLACFNLSSMREDVQAVEGPLRALCCLLIYLFVQVDTLCLEDLQALIAQALCLQAKSTAQLADLQLDHINPRAVQLGSLFVRGLTTLVFVNSACGFPLDMSDFMPWNVFDGKLFHQKYLQSEKGHTVEALLEENRFLLTQFHSLKSVVVKACLRENRHIGSRQYWGSHHTGWWSRQGSGSQQMSSGYGRPGRGQPWRDQGPGGQPYEHDQWTRYSSSGWSR
- the FAM120B gene encoding constitutive coactivator of peroxisome proliferator-activated receptor gamma isoform X5, producing MGVRGLQGFVGSTCPHICTVVNLRDLAECHRSKHPGSSPTVVVDAMCCIRYWYTPESWVCGGQWREYFSALRDFVRVFTEVGIKLVFVFDGMVEQDKRDEWVKRRHKNSREISRIFHYIKSHGEQPGRHMFFIPPGLAVFTRLALKALGQEAHCSLQEADYEVASHGLQDGCLGVLGEDTDYLIYNTSPYLSIQDLCLDTLDTVMLCREKLCESLHLRVADLPLLACLLGNDIIPQGMFESFRYKCLSAYTAVKENLDKRGNVILAVADHIAKVLRLHQGEKKLEEMLPLGPNKALFYKGVTSYLLPGQKSPWFVQKSKAVITLDKQILSMSSDVSMCSDPESQQEVPMDVDPEFKLEAPLCTNPEIKQVTMSSEPEIEQQVTLCSNPEIKQEVTMVSDPEILKVARAQHVQGESYLVYNIMSRGEIECSNTLEDELDQALPSQAFVYRPVRQRVYALLLGDDEDGACGLAKETKEVKEWFVYAGNPLKHPDLVRPLPMSVPGGTPSLKALWLTEELGVQARRFDVLLACFNLSSMREDVQAVEGPLRALCCLLIYLFVQVDTLCLEDLQALIAQALCLQAKSTAQLADLQLNRKPWFRSNLPEARNVGVRIPAWTLKSLCILLFLCHGLLVTKPRPVPSPGSWDAEIQDQHGRAPLPLSRSSSRTVSSESSPGSGTRFSCQGHSTLGALQVWLAYMVLCHPGLSSK
- the FAM120B gene encoding constitutive coactivator of peroxisome proliferator-activated receptor gamma isoform X1, whose amino-acid sequence is MGVRGLQGFVGSTCPHICTVVNLRDLAECHRSKHPGSSPTVVVDAMCCIRYWYTPESWVCGGQWREYFSALRDFVRVFTEVGIKLVFVFDGMVEQDKRDEWVKRRHKNSREISRIFHYIKSHGEQPGRHMFFIPPGLAVFTRLALKALGQEAHCSLQEADYEVASHGLQDGCLGVLGEDTDYLIYNTSPYLSIQDLCLDTLDTVMLCREKLCESLHLRVADLPLLACLLGNDIIPQGMFESFRYKCLSAYTAVKENLDKRGNVILAVADHIAKVLRLHQGEKKLEEMLPLGPNKALFYKGVTSYLLPGQKSPWFVQKSKAVITLDKQILSMSSDVSMCSDPESQQEVPMDVDPEFKLEAPLCTNPEIKQVTMSSEPEIEQQVTLCSNPEIKQEVTMVSDPEILKVARAQHVQGESYLVYNIMSRGEIECSNTLEDELDQALPSQAFVYRPVRQRVYALLLGDDEDGACGLAKETKEVKEWFVYAGNPLKHPDLVRPLPMSVPGGTPSLKALWLTEELGVQARRFDVLLACFNLSSMREDVQAVEGPLRALCCLLIYLFVQVDTLCLEDLQALIAQALCLQAKSTAQLADLQLDHINPRAVQLGSLFVRGLTTLVFVNSACGFPLDMSDFMPWNVFDGKLFHQKYLQSEKGHTVEALLEENRFLLTQFHSLKSVVVKACLRENRHIGSRQYWGSHHTGWWSRQGSGSQQMSSGYGRPGRGQPWRDQGPGGPGDQDKQSPLQRRAPSEYGVDVASDIMSTRYVSRGAAGRGTATDGVNSRNAYADSVNAG